A genomic window from Solanum dulcamara chromosome 11, daSolDulc1.2, whole genome shotgun sequence includes:
- the LOC129872440 gene encoding uncharacterized protein LOC129872440, producing the protein MTKSGKMIQRPPIIGIEHDKDVTSNTNKLARSGTHDAVLFNDYDEVEKIVVEPKMKEKLKGKQPMEVELAQLLPKICKLPPQFPYRLNQKAGDGKVLKVITILKELFVNILLLEVLDKMLDYAKFMKDMVTKKMTITFEPIDKLHHCNCYKFVGGSINHMPLVICGQLGLGAPELIAMRLLIADRPVKNPIGILCDELVRVDRFIFPAEFVILDCEVDFEVPIIFGRTFLATGRAW; encoded by the exons ATGACCAAAAGTGGTAAGATGATTCAACGACCACCGATTATAGGTATTGAGCACGATAAAGATGTTACATCCAACACCAACAAATTGGCAAGAAGTGGTACACATGATGCAGTTCTTTTTAATGATTATGATGAGGTTGAGAAGATAGTGGTAGAGCCAAAGATGAAAGAGAAGTTAAAAGGTAAACAACCAATGGAAGTAGAGCTAGCACAACTGTTGCCAAAAATTTGCAAACTGCCTCCCCAATTCCCATATAGATTGAATCAAAAGGCCGGGGATGGGAAAGTCTTAAAAGTTATCACCATCCTGAAAGAGCTATTTGTGAACATCTTATTGCTAGAAGTGTTGGACAAAATGCTGGATTATGCAAAATTCATGAAAGACATGGTTACTAAGAAAATGACAATCACTTTTGAGCCCATTGATAAACTACACCATTGTAATTGCTACAAGTTCGTTG GAGGGAGTATCAATCACATGCCACTTGTGATCTGCGGACAGTTGGGCTTGGGAGCCCCCGAACTAATTGCAATGAGGTTGTTGATAGCTGACAGACCAGTGAAAAACCCTATAGGGATTCTATGTGATGAGCTGGTGAGAGTTGACAGATTTATATTCCCTGCTGAGTTTGTCATCTTAGATTGTGAGGTGGACTTTGAAGTTCCCATAATCTTTGGAAGGACATTTTTAGCCACAGGTAGAGCTTGGTAG